Proteins from one Effusibacillus lacus genomic window:
- a CDS encoding N-acetyltransferase, producing MQFRKAVMADTEAIYQLIQTNADQGLLLPRPRISIYENLQSMTVIEDDGRIVGVGGLHILWQDLSEIRSLAIASDKKGLGLGKELVTLLVKESLQLGIPRILSLTYQVDFFAKCGFRIVQKENLPHKVWKDCMNCTKFPTCDETAMLYEYLP from the coding sequence ATGCAGTTTCGGAAAGCGGTAATGGCAGATACGGAAGCCATTTATCAACTGATTCAAACCAATGCGGACCAGGGGTTGCTTTTGCCTCGTCCACGCATTTCCATATACGAGAACCTTCAATCGATGACCGTGATTGAAGATGACGGGCGGATTGTGGGGGTCGGCGGCCTGCACATTCTCTGGCAGGATCTGTCAGAGATCCGGTCGCTTGCCATTGCATCCGACAAAAAAGGCTTGGGGCTTGGCAAGGAACTGGTCACACTCTTGGTGAAGGAGTCGCTGCAGCTTGGAATCCCCCGGATCCTGTCCCTGACCTACCAGGTTGATTTTTTCGCCAAATGCGGTTTCCGAATCGTGCAGAAAGAAAACCTCCCGCACAAAGTGTGGAAGGACTGCATGAACTGCACCAAATTCCCCACTTGCGACGAAACGGCCATGTTGTATGAATATTTGCCATAA
- a CDS encoding DUF6366 family protein gives MNNKNDKKKKHEYEKNPFSNLKDSFDRAEVGDLRPLSQLGCLPTIIFIIIGFLIFFILTR, from the coding sequence GTGAATAATAAGAATGACAAGAAGAAAAAACACGAATATGAAAAAAATCCATTTTCAAATTTAAAAGACTCGTTTGATCGGGCTGAGGTCGGTGATTTAAGACCATTGAGCCAATTGGGATGCTTACCGACAATCATTTTCATTATCATAGGATTCCTCATTTTTTTTATTTTAACAAGGTAG